A genomic stretch from Anaerococcus mediterraneensis includes:
- a CDS encoding ROK family protein, producing MSKVIGIDLGGTKINACLIDENANIIERKEVDTQADKGRDVVLNNIKDLIYSLSYKEASAIGIGTPGFIDSKNGIVTFAGNIQGWTGLNLKKAIESFVDLPVFVENDANIALIAEKWKGSCVNYDNVVMITLGTGLGGAVYTKEGGLLSGAHYQAAELGHIMLHPGGNYCTCGQYGCAESYCSGPAISNDYFSLTGKRITGQEIFASIDKDEKARAVLENYQSNLAYLLTSLRNIFDPDAIVIGGGIINSKEIWWDGTIENFKKYCNKPYNIEIIPAHYLNDSGVIGAAKIAFERIKNE from the coding sequence ATGTCTAAAGTTATTGGAATTGACCTAGGTGGGACAAAAATAAATGCTTGCTTAATAGATGAAAATGCTAATATTATTGAAAGAAAAGAAGTAGATACCCAAGCAGATAAGGGAAGAGATGTTGTTTTAAATAATATAAAGGATCTTATTTATTCTTTATCATATAAAGAGGCGAGTGCAATTGGTATTGGAACACCAGGCTTTATAGATTCTAAAAATGGTATAGTTACCTTTGCTGGCAATATCCAAGGCTGGACAGGTCTTAACCTAAAAAAAGCAATAGAATCTTTCGTAGATTTACCAGTTTTTGTAGAAAATGATGCTAATATTGCCCTGATAGCAGAAAAATGGAAAGGATCATGTGTAAATTATGACAATGTTGTTATGATTACACTTGGTACAGGATTAGGTGGGGCAGTCTACACTAAAGAAGGTGGACTTTTATCTGGAGCTCACTATCAAGCAGCAGAGCTAGGTCATATTATGCTTCATCCAGGAGGTAATTATTGTACCTGTGGCCAATATGGATGTGCTGAATCGTACTGTTCAGGTCCGGCAATAAGCAATGATTATTTTTCACTGACAGGAAAAAGAATTACTGGTCAGGAGATTTTTGCAAGTATAGATAAGGATGAAAAAGCCAGAGCCGTCTTGGAAAATTATCAATCAAATCTTGCTTATTTATTAACCTCACTAAGAAATATTTTTGATCCAGATGCTATTGTTATTGGTGGAGGAATAATTAATTCAAAGGAGATTTGGTGGGATGGAACTATAGAAAATTTCAAAAAATATTGTAATAAACCTTATAATATAGAAATAATACCTGCACATTACTTAAATGATTCGGGTGTAATAGGCGCAGCTAAAATTGCTTTCGAAAGGATAAAAAATGAATAA
- a CDS encoding RluA family pseudouridine synthase codes for MIEIIVNANQANQRFDRFLRKYFENAPLSLISKNIRKKNFKINDKRAKNSDFVYENDHIKMYISDEDYNKWITKTDYKPSDFNLNIVYEDDNIIVMDKEYGQLTHSASKNDYGKNLVDNMLSYLYKTKSFDMSDRTFKPAVINRLDRNTGGLVIGAKNYDTLRALNKAMRKNSIDKYYLTIVSGKIDKSFSIDTKISKNESKNKIKKNKYGKNILTHFRPIQTNGKYSFVECKLITGRTHQIRFSLKDNGTPIIGDRKYGNSEINKIIEEKYNINNQVLLAYKIVFPKIDGLEYLENKEFISRKYDEIIDLNNKIMN; via the coding sequence ATGATTGAAATAATTGTAAATGCAAATCAAGCTAATCAAAGGTTTGATAGATTTTTAAGAAAATATTTTGAAAATGCTCCCTTATCACTTATATCCAAAAATATAAGAAAAAAGAATTTTAAGATCAATGATAAAAGAGCAAAGAATAGTGATTTTGTATATGAAAATGATCATATAAAAATGTACATATCAGATGAAGATTATAATAAATGGATTACAAAAACTGACTATAAGCCTAGTGACTTTAACCTAAATATTGTATATGAAGATGATAATATTATAGTAATGGACAAAGAATATGGTCAACTAACTCATTCTGCATCAAAAAATGATTATGGTAAAAATCTAGTAGATAATATGCTTTCTTATTTGTATAAAACAAAGTCATTTGATATGTCTGATAGAACTTTTAAACCAGCTGTTATAAATAGACTAGATAGAAATACTGGAGGACTTGTAATTGGAGCTAAAAATTACGATACTTTAAGAGCTTTAAATAAGGCTATGAGAAAAAACTCTATTGACAAGTATTATCTAACTATAGTATCTGGCAAAATTGACAAAAGTTTTTCTATTGATACAAAAATAAGTAAAAATGAAAGCAAAAATAAAATAAAGAAGAATAAATATGGGAAAAATATTCTAACTCATTTTAGGCCGATACAAACTAATGGTAAATATAGCTTTGTAGAATGTAAATTGATCACTGGTAGGACCCATCAAATCAGATTTTCCTTAAAGGACAATGGTACACCTATAATTGGTGATAGAAAATATGGAAATAGTGAAATTAATAAAATTATCGAAGAAAAATATAATATTAATAACCAGGTTTTGCTAGCTTATAAAATTGTATTTCCAAAAATTGATGGTTTAGAATATTTAGAAAACAAAGAATTTATCTCTAGAAAATATGATGAGATAATTGATTTAAATAATAAAATTATGAATTAG
- a CDS encoding DUF6648 family protein — translation MLVERKKLDLFENWRKESIDLLSDAIIDKDEFLDRNYNFLINLSLKPFSKITLLEEAIYNYQYYNIMAKAANAKAFKIQNISKKKKIYTRLINDRENYYYLKDIATQAIIDTVGYDNIESYYIKLNSKRLTGKIFEISVKSCDKLILHSKNKKILERLKASDAFCEDIKESLIDSYVNKSY, via the coding sequence ATGTTAGTAGAAAGAAAAAAATTAGATTTATTTGAAAATTGGAGAAAAGAATCAATTGATCTTCTATCAGATGCAATAATAGATAAAGATGAATTTTTAGATAGGAATTATAATTTTTTGATTAATTTATCCCTAAAACCCTTTTCAAAAATCACATTGTTAGAGGAAGCTATTTATAATTATCAATATTATAATATTATGGCTAAAGCAGCAAATGCCAAGGCCTTTAAAATACAAAATATAAGTAAAAAAAAGAAAATATATACTAGATTGATAAATGATAGAGAAAATTACTACTACTTAAAAGATATAGCTACTCAAGCTATTATTGATACAGTAGGTTATGATAATATAGAGTCTTATTATATTAAGTTAAATTCTAAGAGACTAACAGGTAAGATTTTTGAAATTTCTGTCAAGTCATGTGACAAATTGATTCTACATTCTAAAAATAAAAAAATATTAGAAAGATTAAAAGCTTCTGACGCTTTTTGTGAAGATATAAAAGAGTCTTTGATAGATTCTTATGTAAATAAAAGTTATTAA
- a CDS encoding TIGR01212 family radical SAM protein (This family includes YhcC from E. coli K-12, an uncharacterized radical SAM protein.): MKNELPYYPVSKYYKEKYGVKVYKLPIKLDLSCPNRDGACGVGGCIYCSESGGSFENLPSSMTVKEQIQNNKTKIEKKYKAKKFIAYFQNFSNTYMSLSAFKEIIKACNEDYIVGISIATRSDCISEDKLIFLKKWSEDTRIDITFELGLQTANYKTLKILYRKESLSDFIRACNLINMYGFRIATHVILALPWDDIDDTIETAKILNALNVKEVKLHSLFIVKNTKLAKMYENGEFILKSKEDYQKNVITFLRYIEKDCTIARLVSRAPADETIFCNWDRSWWLIRDEIISYMNKNSIKQADKCNNTIFKKIKGENK, translated from the coding sequence TTGAAGAACGAATTACCATATTATCCTGTAAGCAAATATTATAAAGAAAAATATGGAGTTAAAGTCTATAAATTACCAATAAAATTAGACTTATCATGCCCTAATAGAGATGGAGCATGTGGTGTAGGTGGCTGTATATACTGTTCTGAATCTGGTGGTTCTTTTGAAAATTTACCATCAAGCATGACTGTCAAAGAACAAATTCAAAACAACAAAACCAAGATAGAAAAAAAATATAAAGCAAAAAAATTCATTGCATATTTTCAAAATTTTTCTAATACTTATATGTCTTTAAGCGCATTTAAGGAGATAATAAAAGCTTGCAATGAAGATTATATAGTTGGTATATCTATTGCTACTAGAAGCGATTGTATAAGTGAAGATAAGCTTATTTTCTTAAAAAAATGGTCAGAGGACACTCGTATTGATATAACTTTTGAATTGGGTCTGCAAACAGCAAATTATAAGACTCTAAAGATATTATATAGGAAAGAAAGCTTATCAGATTTTATAAGAGCTTGTAATCTCATAAACATGTACGGATTTAGGATAGCAACCCATGTTATTTTAGCCTTACCATGGGATGATATTGATGACACTATAGAAACAGCAAAAATACTTAACGCCTTAAATGTAAAAGAAGTAAAACTTCATTCTTTATTTATTGTAAAAAATACAAAGCTCGCAAAAATGTATGAAAATGGCGAATTTATACTTAAAAGCAAAGAAGACTATCAAAAAAATGTTATAACATTTTTAAGATATATAGAAAAAGACTGCACAATCGCAAGATTGGTAAGCAGGGCTCCAGCCGACGAGACCATATTTTGTAATTGGGATAGGTCATGGTGGCTAATAAGAGATGAGATCATATCATATATGAATAAAAACTCAATAAAACAAGCTGACAAATGCAACAATACAATTTTTAAAAAAATAAAGGGGGAAAACAAATGA
- a CDS encoding DUF1292 domain-containing protein → MTETLDIHGHQLVFNKNKGKAIIEIDLGTDTQECVLIDIFSVDDKDYIALLSIESTDIFLFRYNDSFDDEDSNIDLTMIKDEDEVDEVFHLFSHYWTDDKIDELLDEYSEEGSKL, encoded by the coding sequence ATGACTGAAACATTAGATATACATGGTCACCAGCTAGTTTTTAATAAAAATAAAGGCAAAGCAATCATAGAAATCGATTTAGGTACTGATACCCAAGAATGTGTCTTGATTGACATATTTAGTGTAGATGATAAAGATTATATAGCTTTATTATCAATAGAAAGTACTGATATATTTTTATTCAGATACAATGATTCATTTGATGACGAAGATAGCAATATTGATTTGACTATGATAAAAGATGAGGATGAGGTTGATGAAGTTTTCCATTTGTTCTCACATTATTGGACTGATGACAAGATAGATGAGCTTTTAGATGAATATAGTGAAGAGGGTTCAAAACTATAA
- a CDS encoding peptidylprolyl isomerase: MDKNKLLAEVNDKKIYTQDVYNFMANIQGGDRFQNEDGIKVLTDEMVNQEILLADAYKNKLDMDEEFEAELKLVKDNMLKNYAMHKIFEQVVPTEEDLKKYYEDNKEMLSPSTNYTASHILVEDENKANDIYEEIQNGLDFSEAAKKYSLDPSGSNGGSLGKFPKGVMVKEFQYGLEKLQPGQISKPVKSQFGFHIIKLDDVEKNLPKDFEEVRDTVYQTYLMAKRQEKYLEKLAKISKEVEVKKYY, translated from the coding sequence ATGGATAAAAATAAATTACTTGCAGAGGTTAATGATAAAAAGATCTATACACAAGATGTTTATAATTTTATGGCAAACATCCAAGGTGGTGATAGGTTTCAAAACGAGGATGGTATCAAGGTTTTAACCGATGAGATGGTAAACCAAGAAATTCTCTTAGCAGATGCTTATAAAAATAAGCTCGACATGGACGAAGAGTTTGAAGCTGAGCTTAAACTGGTAAAAGATAACATGTTAAAAAACTATGCCATGCATAAAATATTTGAACAAGTAGTGCCAACAGAAGAGGACTTAAAAAAATATTATGAAGATAATAAGGAAATGCTAAGTCCAAGTACAAATTACACAGCAAGTCATATCCTAGTTGAAGATGAAAATAAGGCTAATGATATTTACGAAGAGATTCAAAATGGCCTAGATTTTTCAGAGGCTGCAAAAAAATATTCACTTGACCCATCTGGATCAAATGGAGGATCTTTAGGAAAATTTCCAAAAGGTGTTATGGTAAAAGAGTTCCAATATGGACTAGAAAAACTTCAACCAGGTCAAATTTCAAAACCAGTTAAGTCTCAATTTGGATTTCATATTATCAAATTAGATGATGTGGAAAAAAACTTGCCTAAAGACTTTGAAGAAGTTAGGGATACTGTTTATCAAACATATTTGATGGCAAAAAGACAAGAGAAATATTTAGAAAAATTAGCTAAGATTTCAAAAGAAGTTGAGGTTAAAAAGTATTATTAG
- a CDS encoding S1 RNA-binding domain-containing protein, producing MDHIYSLKAVEIDKKGVYFEIKGGHLFMPFEQRTYKIIKDMTYPLAIKEDDGYIYLTSKIRDLLRNDHTYKENDIVKGRIYSINKSIGAFIAVDDKFDSLIRINELKGVIVEGEMVEARVKEVKNDGKMELTLRQRAHLEINNDSDRILDYLHENGKTLYLSDKSSPEKIYSYFSMSKSAFKRAIGRLYKNNDIKIYPDRIELNER from the coding sequence ATGGATCATATATATTCACTAAAAGCTGTTGAAATAGACAAGAAAGGTGTTTACTTTGAAATAAAAGGTGGACACTTATTTATGCCTTTTGAACAAAGGACCTATAAAATAATAAAAGATATGACCTATCCTTTAGCTATAAAAGAAGATGATGGATATATCTATTTGACAAGTAAAATCCGTGATCTACTTAGAAATGATCATACATATAAAGAGAATGATATTGTTAAGGGCAGAATTTACTCGATTAATAAATCTATCGGTGCTTTTATAGCAGTTGATGATAAGTTTGATTCATTAATTAGGATTAATGAATTAAAGGGTGTAATTGTCGAGGGAGAAATGGTTGAGGCTAGGGTAAAAGAAGTAAAAAATGATGGCAAAATGGAGCTAACCTTAAGACAAAGAGCTCACCTAGAAATAAATAATGATTCTGATAGGATACTAGACTATCTTCATGAAAATGGTAAGACTTTGTATTTATCAGACAAGTCTTCTCCTGAAAAGATATATAGCTATTTTTCTATGAGTAAATCAGCTTTTAAAAGAGCTATAGGGAGATTGTACAAGAACAACGATATCAAGATATATCCAGATAGGATAGAATTGAATGAGAGGTAA
- a CDS encoding YitT family protein, with amino-acid sequence MKKYPLILLGSFLISIGLYFFLLSHDIAAGGISGFALVISKVFTSLNLGLINLILNIVVLISGIIFISFDFAKKSLISSLSLSAFIILFEYLFPNISLSDDKIINIIFGSILISLGLGIVFHHEASSGGTDLIAFILNKKLNVPLHVCLFACDFIVVSLSVLIFDIETALYSTLAIMIQSVGVDYFIQGFGRKISIVAISDKYEQINQMLIDKHKRGVTLLKAQGGFSQENKKVIMTVTNVRMFPIIKDDILMIDDRAFIFTYTISEVLGEGFTFEQLN; translated from the coding sequence ATGAAAAAATACCCTTTAATATTACTAGGCTCATTTTTAATTTCAATTGGTTTATACTTTTTCCTATTAAGCCATGATATAGCAGCTGGAGGTATTTCAGGTTTTGCTTTGGTAATATCAAAAGTTTTTACAAGCTTAAATCTTGGTTTAATCAACCTAATACTCAATATTGTGGTATTAATATCTGGGATAATTTTTATTAGTTTTGATTTTGCAAAAAAATCATTAATATCGTCCTTATCCTTGTCTGCATTCATAATATTGTTTGAATATTTATTTCCAAATATATCTCTTAGTGATGACAAGATAATAAATATTATTTTCGGTTCCATATTAATATCATTAGGCCTTGGCATTGTGTTTCATCACGAAGCATCATCTGGAGGAACAGATTTAATAGCATTTATCCTAAATAAAAAACTAAATGTTCCCTTACATGTCTGTTTATTTGCATGTGATTTTATTGTTGTTAGTTTATCAGTATTAATTTTTGATATAGAAACTGCATTATACTCAACACTAGCTATAATGATACAGTCAGTAGGGGTAGATTACTTCATACAAGGTTTTGGTAGAAAAATTTCAATAGTTGCTATATCAGATAAGTATGAACAGATAAATCAAATGTTAATTGACAAGCATAAAAGAGGTGTCACACTTCTAAAAGCTCAAGGTGGATTTTCACAAGAAAATAAAAAGGTAATTATGACAGTAACAAATGTAAGAATGTTTCCTATCATCAAAGACGATATTTTAATGATAGATGATAGAGCGTTCATATTTACATATACAATTTCAGAAGTTCTAGGTGAAGGATTTACCTTTGAACAACTAAACTAG
- a CDS encoding kanamycin kinase, whose product MFAEIKDILKHTRCFREVNQFDDIEKISSNKYKVRLGENIFVFSLLDLDEYEKLENEAYINDQLENAGLNPLKIYDMGLLPDIEKSYKLYEYREEISLREFLDTSNKEDQIILALKFAKALKNLHSIRPPENIDWQNIFLVKTNNIFYKHGLSQIDEKDYILTDYIKVNRHLTENTSINLLYTNLNDKNIRVYDKNKLDLRSIKKMEYGDGISDFVEINKIAIQNPIFSKAVLEGYFSGKKPSRKFFKLLSLYQASAILESMIDLRNNKESYLKADEIYHIMQMYDDFNEIQPSWYR is encoded by the coding sequence ATGTTTGCTGAAATAAAAGATATATTGAAGCATACAAGATGTTTTAGAGAAGTAAATCAATTTGATGATATTGAAAAAATCTCTTCTAATAAATATAAAGTAAGATTAGGAGAAAATATCTTCGTTTTTTCGCTACTTGATTTGGATGAATATGAGAAACTAGAAAACGAAGCCTATATAAATGATCAACTTGAAAATGCTGGATTAAACCCACTTAAGATTTATGATATGGGATTATTGCCAGACATAGAAAAATCTTATAAACTTTATGAATATAGAGAAGAGATTTCTTTGAGAGAATTTCTTGATACTTCAAATAAAGAAGACCAAATTATCCTTGCCCTAAAATTTGCAAAAGCATTAAAAAACTTACATTCTATTAGACCTCCTGAAAATATAGATTGGCAGAATATATTTCTTGTTAAAACAAATAATATATTTTATAAACACGGTCTAAGTCAGATTGACGAAAAAGATTATATATTAACCGATTATATTAAAGTTAATAGGCATTTGACAGAAAATACCTCTATAAACTTGTTATATACGAATTTAAATGATAAAAATATACGAGTTTATGATAAAAATAAGCTAGATCTTAGGTCTATAAAAAAGATGGAATATGGTGATGGTATTAGTGATTTTGTGGAGATTAATAAAATTGCAATTCAAAATCCTATTTTTTCAAAAGCGGTATTAGAAGGTTATTTTTCAGGTAAAAAACCATCTAGGAAGTTTTTTAAACTTTTAAGCCTATATCAGGCTAGTGCAATATTAGAAAGCATGATTGATCTAAGAAATAACAAAGAGTCTTATTTAAAAGCTGATGAAATTTATCATATTATGCAAATGTATGATGATTTTAATGAAATACAACCAAGTTGGTATAGATAA
- the ptsP gene encoding phosphoenolpyruvate--protein phosphotransferase yields the protein MSQKYQGIKASSGYAIGKVYLFTREEIIVDSKKISEDTVDAEYKKVQDAIKSYVDELRNLENPTEAQQNIAFAHIELLQDPYFSDTIEAKIKNELKNKEQALDETIKEMVEIMSALDDAYLKERASDYQDIGYQVMYKLKGIKPKDLSNLDANSIIISKELTPSDTANMDKEAVVGFATDLGGKTSHTSIIAQTLDMPALVGMADVSTKLKGGEKAIIDGYEGFLIIDPSQEELSKYEKLIKEQKDKKERLKAIKDEKAVTKDGKHIEVSANIGNLEDLRIAIENGCDGVGLFRTEFLYMESDGFPTEEHQFEVYKEATQMLGEKPLIIRTLDIGGDKGLDYFKFPVEENPFLGYRAIRLCLDKVDIFKTQLRALVRASAFGNLKIMIPFVVNINELKESLDLIEEIKKDLDKEGIAYNKDLDVGIMVETSASILMADKFIKYADFFSIGTNDLTQYTLAVDRGNENIAHMYSNHNPAVLRAIKHVIDVSHQAGKWTGMCGAFAADTEATKLLLGLGLDEFSGSSAKIAEIKDTILKSSLKEEENFANKAIDLELTEEVEELVKEHNK from the coding sequence ATGAGTCAAAAATATCAAGGTATTAAGGCCAGTAGTGGATATGCAATTGGTAAGGTCTATTTATTTACTAGAGAAGAAATAATAGTAGATAGTAAGAAAATAAGTGAAGATACTGTTGATGCTGAGTATAAAAAAGTTCAAGATGCTATAAAATCATATGTTGATGAATTAAGAAATCTTGAAAACCCAACAGAAGCCCAACAAAACATAGCTTTTGCGCATATAGAATTATTACAAGACCCATATTTTAGTGATACAATCGAAGCTAAGATCAAAAATGAGCTAAAAAATAAAGAACAAGCTTTAGATGAAACAATCAAAGAAATGGTTGAAATTATGAGTGCTTTGGATGACGCCTATCTAAAAGAGCGTGCAAGCGATTATCAGGATATCGGCTACCAAGTAATGTATAAGCTAAAGGGGATAAAACCTAAAGATCTTTCTAATTTAGATGCTAATAGCATAATTATTTCTAAAGAACTTACCCCATCTGATACAGCCAATATGGATAAGGAAGCGGTCGTCGGTTTTGCTACTGATTTGGGAGGCAAAACAAGCCACACTTCTATAATTGCTCAAACTCTAGATATGCCAGCACTTGTGGGTATGGCAGATGTATCTACAAAACTAAAGGGTGGAGAAAAGGCTATCATAGATGGATATGAAGGTTTTTTGATAATAGATCCAAGTCAAGAAGAACTTTCTAAATATGAAAAACTAATAAAAGAACAAAAAGATAAAAAAGAAAGATTAAAAGCCATAAAAGATGAAAAAGCAGTTACTAAAGACGGTAAACATATCGAAGTTTCTGCAAACATAGGCAATCTAGAAGATCTTAGAATTGCTATTGAAAATGGTTGTGATGGGGTTGGACTTTTTAGAACAGAATTTCTATATATGGAAAGCGATGGATTCCCAACTGAAGAACACCAGTTTGAAGTTTATAAAGAAGCTACACAAATGCTTGGTGAAAAACCACTTATCATTAGAACTCTTGATATAGGTGGAGATAAGGGTCTAGATTACTTCAAGTTCCCTGTTGAGGAGAACCCATTCCTAGGATATAGGGCTATAAGGCTATGTCTAGACAAGGTTGATATCTTTAAAACTCAACTGAGGGCTTTAGTCAGAGCATCAGCATTTGGTAACTTAAAGATAATGATCCCATTTGTCGTAAATATTAATGAGCTAAAAGAATCTCTTGATCTTATTGAAGAAATCAAAAAAGATCTAGATAAGGAAGGTATAGCTTATAATAAGGATCTAGATGTTGGTATTATGGTTGAAACATCTGCATCAATCTTAATGGCTGATAAATTTATTAAGTATGCTGATTTTTTCTCAATTGGTACAAACGATCTTACACAATATACACTTGCAGTTGATAGAGGAAATGAAAATATAGCACACATGTACTCAAACCATAATCCAGCTGTTCTTAGAGCTATAAAACACGTAATAGATGTTTCTCATCAAGCTGGTAAATGGACAGGCATGTGTGGTGCATTTGCAGCAGATACAGAAGCTACAAAACTACTTTTAGGTCTGGGACTAGACGAATTTTCTGGATCCTCTGCTAAAATAGCCGAAATAAAAGATACTATCCTAAAATCTAGTCTAAAGGAAGAAGAAAACTTTGCTAATAAAGCAATCGATCTAGAGCTTACTGAAGAAGTAGAAGAACTTGTAAAAGAACATAATAAATAA
- a CDS encoding HPr family phosphocarrier protein encodes MAERKVTVTNETGLHARPAASLVQFVKNYPGEVTIIKDEKEANAKSIFNVMSLGIAKGTEIKLVVDGEDDEKFADELVEFIANLAE; translated from the coding sequence ATGGCAGAAAGAAAAGTTACAGTTACTAACGAAACAGGTTTACACGCTAGACCAGCCGCTTCTTTAGTACAATTTGTTAAAAATTACCCAGGTGAGGTTACAATAATTAAAGATGAAAAAGAAGCAAATGCGAAAAGTATCTTCAACGTAATGAGCCTTGGCATAGCTAAAGGAACTGAAATAAAACTAGTAGTTGATGGCGAAGATGATGAAAAATTCGCTGATGAATTAGTAGAATTTATTGCTAATTTAGCTGAATAA
- a CDS encoding LacI family DNA-binding transcriptional regulator yields the protein MGQPTIKDVAKLAGVSISTVSRVMNNSKPVSPEAKRKVLDAINKLDFKPNELARSLVMRRSNLIGVIVKDIGIEYIAQLIRGVEEIGRVYNYDIILSSSYGDDKQLGNSIDFLATKQVEGLVIITEDISTDILVKLRETKIPFILLDKYHNYKDIKTVKIDYEQEENKLIEALKEMGHKKILFVVDKESNVINDSMQRGYESAVGSENTYVFKIDGRDIDSVYKNSNKALDIIKKENITAVSCVNDDVAVGFMNYCFDNDIKVPDDLSVVGFNDSNIASIYRPKLTTVAIPYYDIGAISVRALIKRIKKEGDILQDDWIIGASICNRESAKNIE from the coding sequence ATGGGACAACCAACAATTAAAGATGTTGCTAAGCTTGCAGGGGTATCTATATCTACTGTTTCTAGGGTGATGAATAATTCTAAACCTGTAAGTCCTGAAGCAAAAAGAAAAGTCTTAGATGCGATAAATAAGCTTGACTTCAAACCAAATGAATTAGCAAGATCACTTGTAATGAGGAGATCAAACCTAATCGGCGTTATTGTCAAAGACATTGGAATAGAATATATTGCTCAACTTATTAGAGGAGTTGAAGAAATTGGTAGGGTATATAACTATGATATAATATTATCAAGTTCTTATGGCGATGATAAGCAACTGGGGAATTCTATTGACTTTTTGGCAACTAAGCAGGTAGAGGGTCTTGTAATTATTACAGAAGATATTTCTACAGATATATTGGTCAAACTTAGAGAAACAAAAATTCCATTTATTTTGTTAGATAAATACCATAATTATAAGGACATTAAAACAGTCAAAATTGACTACGAACAAGAAGAAAACAAACTTATAGAAGCACTAAAAGAAATGGGCCATAAAAAAATATTGTTTGTAGTTGATAAAGAATCTAATGTAATAAATGACTCTATGCAAAGAGGATATGAATCTGCTGTAGGTTCTGAAAACACATATGTTTTTAAAATTGATGGTAGAGATATTGATTCAGTATATAAAAATTCAAACAAGGCATTAGACATCATTAAAAAAGAAAATATAACAGCAGTATCTTGTGTCAATGATGACGTTGCAGTAGGTTTTATGAATTATTGCTTTGATAATGATATTAAAGTCCCTGATGATTTATCAGTAGTTGGCTTTAATGATAGCAATATTGCAAGCATTTATAGGCCTAAACTAACAACAGTGGCTATTCCATATTACGATATAGGAGCTATTTCTGTTAGAGCCTTGATTAAAAGAATTAAAAAAGAGGGAGATATTCTCCAGGATGATTGGATCATAGGTGCAAGCATTTGCAATAGAGAGTCTGCAAAAAATATTGAATGA
- a CDS encoding YtxH domain-containing protein has translation MSLQDYIENKAKAKQREIKYEIWKAKNHDSRMRGQGLVIGALVGATASLLLAPRSGKETRKYLKEAFNDTVDNVKETTVDVIDQAKDGYEDLKYRAYTDLQPIKDGIEYGAEVAKDAGNQIKDASKNVKESLSEGAKDVKEIVKDSADEIAKVADDKKEEVKEETSKTKDAVKEDAKEIKKEAKNKAEEVKENDKKASQK, from the coding sequence ATGTCATTACAAGATTATATCGAAAACAAAGCAAAAGCAAAACAAAGAGAAATAAAATATGAAATTTGGAAAGCTAAAAACCATGATTCTAGAATGAGAGGACAAGGCTTGGTAATTGGAGCACTAGTAGGTGCAACAGCAAGTTTACTATTAGCACCAAGATCAGGAAAAGAAACAAGGAAATATTTAAAAGAAGCTTTCAATGACACAGTAGATAATGTAAAAGAAACTACAGTAGATGTCATCGATCAAGCTAAAGATGGTTATGAAGACCTAAAATACAGAGCATACACAGATCTTCAACCAATCAAAGATGGTATAGAATATGGTGCAGAAGTAGCAAAAGATGCTGGCAACCAAATTAAAGATGCATCTAAAAATGTGAAAGAATCTTTATCTGAAGGCGCTAAGGATGTAAAAGAAATTGTTAAAGATAGTGCTGATGAAATAGCAAAAGTTGCTGATGATAAAAAAGAAGAAGTAAAAGAAGAGACTTCTAAAACAAAAGATGCTGTCAAGGAAGATGCAAAGGAAATAAAAAAAGAAGCAAAAAATAAGGCAGAAGAGGTTAAAGAAAACGACAAAAAAGCTAGTCAAAAATAA